DNA sequence from the Paenibacillus azoreducens genome:
GGACCCACAACGCAAGCTGCTGGCTGCTGCATCCGCTGGCACGGGAGGTGGCCAGATGAACACAGAGCCATTGCTCCAGATTAACCGGCTGAGCAAACATTTCCACCTTGGACGCGGCCAAACGCTGAAGGCCGTCCATGATATCAGCTTCAGCGTCGATAGAGGCGAAACGCTCGGGATGGTAGGCGAATCGGGATGCGGCAAATCGACGGCGGGGCGGACGATCCTCCGCTTATACGAGCCGACGGCAGGGGAAGCCTGGTACGGAGGGACGAACATTTACCAGCTCAGGCCGCGGCAGCTTAAGGCATTCCGCCGCGAGATGCAGATGATCTTTCAGGACCCGTATGCATCGCTGAATCCGCGCATGACCATCATGGACATTATCGGGGAGGCGCTGGATATTCACCGTCTTGCCGACAGCCGTTCGGCGCGCAGGAAGCGAGTCGAGGAGCTGCTTCATCTGGTCGGGCTTAATCCTGATCATGTCACCCGTTATCCCCACGAATTCTCGGGCGGCCAGCGCCAGCGCATCGGAATCGCCCGCGCGCTGGCGGTCGATCCGAAGTTCATCATTTGCGACGAGCCGATCTCGGCGCTGGACGTTTCGATCCAGGCCCAGGTCGTTAATCTGCTGAAAGATCTGCAGAAACGTCTCGGGCTGACCTATCTGTTCATCGCGCATGACCTGTCCATGGTCAAGCATATCAGCGATCGGGTTGCCGTCATGTATTTAGGCCAGATCGTGGAGCTCGCCGACAGCGGGACGCTGTATGCCGAACCGCTTCACCCGTATACGCGCGCGCTCATGTCCGCCATTCCCGTCCCCGATCCCGACATCGAGGCCGACAAGGAACGCATCGTGCTGAGCGGAGAGCTGCCGAGTCCGCTGAATCCCCCGAGCGGCTGCTCCTTCCGGACGCGATGTCCATACGCGACCGCAACCTGTGCCGAGCGCAAGCCTGAATTCCGGGAAGCGAAGCCGGGACATTATGTCGCCTGCCATCTGGTCTAAGCCGTCTGCGGGCTGCCGCAGGGACGCCGCCATAAGATAGAGCAGAAGATACCGAAGAAGGCCGAACGTTTTCCGTTCGGCCTTCTTGTTTGCTGAATGGGGCAGCCACATTTTAAGGGCGAATCCGGCCGATTCTATTCCGTGATCCCCCGTCTTATCGCCATTCATGTGTTCACTTCGTAATACCACACACAATTTCAATAGAATTACGACTTCATTTCAAGGCAAAATCTGCCTTATGATCAAAAAAGAAACGCATGCTACAATCAAAAAATAAAGGAGGAGGTGCCTCTCATTTGGTTGGCGACGTTTGCTTCCACTGCGGTCAACCGGATTAATTGATAGTATGTACATTTTTCGAATAGGAAAATAGTCAGGAAGGAACACGTGATAACGGCGCTAAGGACAAAGTGTAGCGCAGAGAAAATTATATTTTAAGGAGAATGGAAAACGTGAGAAGCAAAAAACGAATCATTGCCTGCGTTTGCATCCTAACCATGATATTGGGAACGTTCCTGATGTCATTGGGAGCCCCTCGCCCTGTTCAAGCCGCTGGTGCTCAGAATATGGCAGCTGGCAAACCTGTGACTGCGTCCGGCCACGCCGACGTTTATGTCGCGTCCAATGTAACGGACAGTAATCAGGGCACATATTGGGAAAGCACCAATAATGCCTTCCCGCAATGGATTCAGGTTGACCTCGGCAGCGAGATCGCGATCAACCAGGTCGTACTGAAGCTTCCAACCGGATGGGAGAGCCGGTCGCAAACCCTATCTATTCAAGGAAGCACGGACGGAACCAGCTTCTCGGATCTCAAGGCGTCGGCCAGTTATAAGTTCGATCCGAACACCGCGAATACAGTAACGATCGACCTCCCTACCGTCAGTGCGCGCTACGCCCGGATCAACGTAACCGCCAACACCGGCTGGCCGGCTGCGCAGTTTTCGGAAATCGAAATTTACGGCGCTTCCGAAGGTGCAACTTGGACGATTCCAGGCAAAATCGAAGCGGAAAACTACAGCGCCATGAGTGGCATACAGACCGAACCGACGACGGATATTGGCGGCGGTCTCAACGTGGGATGGATCGATGTCGGCGACTGGCTGGATTATGACGTAAATGTGCAGAACGCAGGCACATACACCGTAGAGTATCGGATCGCCAGCAATGCCTCCACGGGTGAGCTCCAGCTTCAATCGGGCACGACGACGCTTGCCGCCACGAAGGTGCCTAACACCGGCGGATGGCAAAATTGGCAAACCATCACCGCCAACGTGACCCTGAGTTCAGGACCACAAACGCTTCGCATCTTTGCCAGCGGATATGACTTTAATATTAACTGGATCAATTTTGTACCAGGCAACGTGGATCGTGAACCTCCTACAGCCCCATCCAATCTGGCCTTAACGCAGCCAACCTCGGACACCATCAATCTCGCATGGAATGCGGCAACCGATAATGTTGGCGTCACCGGATACGATATCTACGCGAATAGTCAGCTTCGCGGCAGCGTAAACGGATCGACGCTCACATTTACGGACAATCAACCGCCCAGCGCAACGGTTACCTATTACGTCATTGCCAAAGACGCCGCCGGCAATTCATCCGCCCCAAGCAATACCGTAACAAGGTACGGTTCGGGAGGCAATAATACCGGCCGAGGCGCAAACATGCCTTTCACCATCCTTGAAGCCGAATCTCCATCCAACAAAACGAACGGCACTCTTCTGGCCCCCAATTTTATACCGGGCGATTTTGCAGGAGAGGCTTCCGGACGTTCGGCCGTTTATCTTGATGCCACCGGGAAATACGTAGAGTTTACGCTCACCTCGCCCGCAAACGCTTTTGTGCTTCGCAATGCCGTTGCGGAGAATACTACCGGAACGATCAGCGTTTACGTTGACGGCGTCGATAAAGGCAACTTTACCGTCACATCCAAATTCTCATACGTGTACGCTACGCCTACCACTCTCGGACGGCTAGGGTATGATAACTCAGGTTCCAAAGCTTACTGGCTGTATGAGGATTCCCAGTTCATGCTCGACCAAGTCTATCCGAAAGGAACCAAGATTAAGATCCAAAAAGACGCAGGGGACGTTCCTTGGATTTATGTGGATATGATCGAAACGGAAAATGTCGCTCCGGCGGCCTCCAATCCAGATCCAAGCAAATACGTCCAAGTATCGAGCACCAAGTCGATTGAGCAGGCTCTGGCCGAATTCAGGCAGGATAAAGCAAAGAAAGGGATCTTTATTCCTGCCGGCGAATGGACGATTTCGTCCAAAATCTATTTGTACGGCCGGGCTACCGAAATTATCGGTGCAGGACCGTGGCATACCAAACTAACGGCCCCCCAAAACCAGACGAATACCGATGTCGGATTTAATATCGGGCCTGAAGCGAACGGCTCAACCATTAAAAACTTATCTGCTTGGGGCAATTATGTATACAGGCAGGACGGACCCGGAAAATTCATTGACGGGAACGGCATGCGGAACGTAACCATCGAAAACGTCTGGGCCGAACACTTTATCTGCCTCTATTGGGGAGTCAACTCTTCCTACAATACCTTCAAAAACAACCGGATCAAGAACATGTTTGCGGATGGAATCAACATGACCAACGGTTCGTCC
Encoded proteins:
- a CDS encoding ABC transporter ATP-binding protein, with protein sequence MNTEPLLQINRLSKHFHLGRGQTLKAVHDISFSVDRGETLGMVGESGCGKSTAGRTILRLYEPTAGEAWYGGTNIYQLRPRQLKAFRREMQMIFQDPYASLNPRMTIMDIIGEALDIHRLADSRSARRKRVEELLHLVGLNPDHVTRYPHEFSGGQRQRIGIARALAVDPKFIICDEPISALDVSIQAQVVNLLKDLQKRLGLTYLFIAHDLSMVKHISDRVAVMYLGQIVELADSGTLYAEPLHPYTRALMSAIPVPDPDIEADKERIVLSGELPSPLNPPSGCSFRTRCPYATATCAERKPEFREAKPGHYVACHLV
- a CDS encoding carbohydrate-binding protein; translated protein: MENVRSKKRIIACVCILTMILGTFLMSLGAPRPVQAAGAQNMAAGKPVTASGHADVYVASNVTDSNQGTYWESTNNAFPQWIQVDLGSEIAINQVVLKLPTGWESRSQTLSIQGSTDGTSFSDLKASASYKFDPNTANTVTIDLPTVSARYARINVTANTGWPAAQFSEIEIYGASEGATWTIPGKIEAENYSAMSGIQTEPTTDIGGGLNVGWIDVGDWLDYDVNVQNAGTYTVEYRIASNASTGELQLQSGTTTLAATKVPNTGGWQNWQTITANVTLSSGPQTLRIFASGYDFNINWINFVPGNVDREPPTAPSNLALTQPTSDTINLAWNAATDNVGVTGYDIYANSQLRGSVNGSTLTFTDNQPPSATVTYYVIAKDAAGNSSAPSNTVTRYGSGGNNTGRGANMPFTILEAESPSNKTNGTLLAPNFIPGDFAGEASGRSAVYLDATGKYVEFTLTSPANAFVLRNAVAENTTGTISVYVDGVDKGNFTVTSKFSYVYATPTTLGRLGYDNSGSKAYWLYEDSQFMLDQVYPKGTKIKIQKDAGDVPWIYVDMIETENVAPAASNPDPSKYVQVSSTKSIEQALAEFRQDKAKKGIFIPAGEWTISSKIYLYGRATEIIGAGPWHTKLTAPQNQTNTDVGFNIGPEANGSTIKNLSAWGNYVYRQDGPGKFIDGNGMRNVTIENVWAEHFICLYWGVNSSYNTFKNNRIKNMFADGINMTNGSSYNVIDNNYARGTGDDAFALFSAIDSGGSYNVGNKYTNLTATNVRRAAAFAVYGGQGNAFQNLYGADTLTYPGVTISSLSFGYNTLGFGDQDTVFDGVTLDRTGGDFWTSVGADDKINDYQNFGAIWFFGGDRNFKNILVKNVDINNPVYFGLMFQSKSPENLPMVNVRLENININNPTRYGIKLVAKAEDGQGPVVGAASFTNVKVNNPGIRAIYGQDKCPNFNVIKVSDNNW